Part of the Scomber japonicus isolate fScoJap1 chromosome 6, fScoJap1.pri, whole genome shotgun sequence genome, atgaaatCTTTCCCAGGAACCCTCCAAAGTATGATAAAATTGAGGACATGGTCATGATGACCCACCTCAATGAGCCTACTGTGTTGTATAACCTCAAAGAGCGTTTTGCATCATGGATGATCTACGTAAGTTTCCACTTAACTAATGCAATGAGTATTTATATCTGAGAATCTAAACGTTaatactgtgtttattttctatttgttctATTACAGACCTATTCTGggctgttttgtgttgttgtgaaTCCCTACAAGTGGCTTCCTGTGTATGATGCTATAGTTGTTGGAGGATACAGAGGCAAGAAGAGGATTGAGGCACCACCTcacatcttctccatctctgaTAATGCCTATCAGTTCATGCACACAGGTAAAATGAAAGTTAGCAGTGTTAAATCATGTAGAATTAAGCTTACACATAAGTTTATTGAGGGAATTATAAAAAGAAATTCATGTGAAATGTCTATGTTTGTATTTCAGATCGTGAAAACCAGTCTATCCTGATCACGTAAGTATAACAGAAACTGTAATGCTAAAtcatatgatgataataaagcAGTATCTTGACATGTGTCTCTTATACCCCAGTGGAGAATCCGGTGCAGGAAAGACTGTCAACACCAAACGTGTCATCCAGTACTTTGCAACAATTGCAGCTATTGGAGCCAAGAAGGCTGAGCCAACTCCTGGAAAGATGCAGGTAAATTGGttgtttaatataaaattgtTTGTCAGAGGAAAGTTAATGTGAATGTTTAGCTCATGTAACTCAAATCCTCTCTTGCAGGGCTCCCTTGAGGACCAAATTGTTGCAGCCAACCCTCTGCTGGAGTCCTATGGTAATGCCAAGACTGTGAGGAATGACAACTCCTCTCGTTTTGTAAGTAATCCAGGGAACATCTCAAGACATATTGTCGCTAAATTACAAAAGCTGATGTTATCAATGATCTGGATCCCTAGGGTAAATTCATCAGAATCCACTTTGGCTCTTCTGGGAAGCTGGCTTCAGCTGATATTGAAACTTGTAAGTTTCAACCATGATGTGAATCAAGATTAATCTGGAGTGTCATATTGTTTTGATAAAGTAACAGTTTTAAACTGTAATAGAGTGATCACACTGTGTCTGgttaaatttgtttttcttaGATCTGCTGGAGAAGTCCCGTGTAACCTTCCAGTTGTCTGCTGAAAGGAGCTACCACATCTTCTATCAGCTGATGACTGGCCACCAACCTGCGCTCCTGGGTATGTTACTTTGTACACTGAAACTTAAATAATGCCAGAGACAAGACCAAGCCatgatgtgtatttttactGTGCTCCTATAGAGGGTCTTCTGATCACCACCAACCCCTATGATTTCCCAATGGTCAGTCAGGGTGAAATCTCTGTGAAGAGCATTGATGATGTGGAGGAGTTCATTGCAACAgatgtaagaaaacattttagttaAGTATATCTTGTATGCTTAATGCAACCGGGAAGTTTTTCAAATACCAATAACTCTTCTTCATGTTCAATATAGACTGCTATTGACATTTTGGGCTTCACCGGTGAGGAGAAGCAGGGCATCTACAAGCTGACTGGTGCTGTGATGCATCATGGCAAcatgaaattcaagcagaagcaGCGTGAGGAGCAGGCTGAACCTGATGGCACTGAGGGTAACTCGGATAATGATATCTTATAGAAAATCTGCCATTGATTAATAACATATATTTGTAAACATATCCCAGTTCACAGATGGTTAACAGTTTGGTTTTCCATCAGTGGCTGATAAAATCGCCTACCTCCTGGGCCTGAACTCAGCGGATATGTTGAAAGCTCTGTGCTACCCAAGAGTCAAGGTCGGAAATGAGATGGTAACCAAAGGTCAGACTGTGCCACAGGTAAGATAAAGAAAGTCCAATATATGAACATATAAAGTggcaatatttccattttaacaaGAAAATATGATTGTGATCATTCTAAAATCTTTATTTCTAGGTCCACAATTCTGTCAGTGCTCTGTGCAAGTCTATCTATGAGAAAATGTTCTTGTGGATGGTCATCCGTATCAATGAGATGCTGGACACAAAGCAGGCAAGACAGTTCTTCATTGGAGTGTTGGATATCGCAGGATTTGAGATCTTCGATGTGAGTGATCTGAAGAATATTTGAGtcatgtcaaaaatgtttttctatgaCTCATTATGTCACCATAATTACAGTTCAACAGCCTGGAGCAACTCTGCATCAACTTCACCAATGAGAAACTGCAACAGTTCTTCAACCACCACATGTTTGTCCTGGAGCAAGAGGAGTACAAGAAAGAAGGCATTGTCTGGGAGTTCATTGACTTTGGTATGGACTTGGCTGCCTGCATTGAGCTTATTGAGAAGGTCAGTAGTCAATCAAGTCAAAGtgattttttaatcatgtttgcTTCCACTGTTAAACCTtcgatgtgattttttttttctcagccaaTGGGCATCTTCTCCATCCTTGAAGAGGAGTGCATGTTCCCCAAGGCCTCTGACACTTCTTTCAAGAACAAGTTGCATGATCAGCATCTTGGCAAGACCAAGGCCTTTGAGAAGCCAAAGCCTAAAAAGGGTGTGCCTGAGGCTCACTTCTCCCTGGTTCACTATGCTGGTACAGTTGACTACAATATCACTGGCTGGTTGGAAAAGAACAAGGATCCCTTGAATGACTCAGTTATCCAGCTCTACCAGAAGGCCTCCAACAAACTTCTGTGCTTCCTGTATGCAAAACATGGTGCAGAAGGTGCGAAATAAGATTGAGTAGAGTGATCAGGAACTCTGAGTAACAGTACAGCTGATATATGTTCTATCAAAAACAcgttacatttttttaaccacaattttaaaaactattttctaTTACTGCCTGTACAAGAAAGTGATCAACAATGAGATTTACATTAGCTATTAGCAGCTTAATCAGTTGCAATTTATGATGTTATACGACATTCACTATGTTTGTAGTGAGGAGTAAGAAACCATGTGTCTGTTACACTTGGTTCAGGCCTTGAATATAGCTGCTGACTATTCTGTATTAatatatacatgcatgtatAATCACGCACATGCACGTATAATCACGCAGAATTAATTGACAGTTTTCTGTTTGTGAAAACAgaggctgctggtggtggtggtggcaagggtggaaagaagaagaagggtggTTCCTTCCAGACTGTGTCTGCTCTTTTCAGGGTAcgtattgtttcatattttaaactattaaaaacataattttgaaATACTGTTGACCATTTTTCTTATGTTGCTGATCCACAGGAGAACTTGGGCAAGCTGATGACCAACTTGAGGAGCACTCACCCTCATTTTGTCCGTTGCCTCATTCCTAATGAATCAAAGACCCCAGGTATGAAGCACCTGGCCTAATCTTGCACACTGAATGTGACACAttgatgaaaacaaacattttgaatatGATTTTGGAACTTTCAGGTCTTATGGAGAACTTCTTGGTCATCCATCAGCTGAGGTGTAACGGTGTGCTGGAAGGCATCAGAATCTGCAGAAAGGGCTTCCCCAGCAGAATCCTCTATGGTGACTTCAAGCAAAGGTGATATCATTTAATATAAGCAAATCAAGTTGATTTCAGTTGAGTTAAAAACAGCCCACCAAGATGTGGGGCCATTGTAAgtaacaatacaatattttcttgTAGATACAAAGTATTGAATGCCAGCGTCATCCCTGAGGGACAGTTCATTGACAACAAGAAAGCTAGTGAGAAGCTGCTAGGCTCTATTGACGTGGATCACACTCAATACATGTTTGGACACACAAAGGTTAATCTCTATGAACAATGTCAATATATGGTATGTACATACATTCTTTTGTATCAGAGAATGCTGATTACTGAGTCCCTTCAAACAACCACACAGGTGTTCTTCAAAGCTGGTCTGCTGGGTGCtctggaggagatgagagatgaaaaaCTGTTTATTCTGGTGACCATGACTCAAGCTCTCAGCAGAGGATACCTCATGAGGAAAGAGTTTGTAAAGATGATGGAGAGGAGGTAGGATTATCATACAGTACTCTGAACTGTTCTATTcataacagctgtttttttgtttttaatgaaatagcATTACAGAAAAGTTACACTTTATTCGTATTAATTTTCCAGGGAAGCTATCTTCTCCATTCAGTACAATATCCGTTCattcatgaatgtgaaaaacTGGCCATGGATGAATCTGTACTTCAAGATCAAGCCTCTTCTGAAGAGTGCTGAGACTGAGAAGGAGCTGTCTGCAATGAAGGAGAACTATGGGAAGATGCAGACAGACCTGGCTACTGCTCTAGCCAAGaagaaggagctggaggagaagatGGTTTCCCTGCTGCAGGAAAAGAATGACCTGCAATTGCAAGTGTCTGCGGTAAGTAGGATACGAAAGCAAGAGTGACTCTGTCATATCCACACTCCATTAATTGAATATTGTAgttaacattttcacatttttattaacccttaaactatTTATGTACATGTAGAGAATACATTGTCCattaatttactgtatgttaaaatatactgtaggaaGTTGAGAACCTCTCAGATGCTGAGGAAAGGTGTGAAGGCCTGATTAAGAGCAAGATCCAACTTGAGGCCAAACTCAAAGAGACAACCGAGAGactggaagatgaagaggaaatcAATGCTGAGCTGACTGGCAAGAAGAGGAAGCTGGAGGATGAATGCTCCGAGCTGAAGAAAGATATTGATGACTTGGAGCTCACCTTGGCtaaagtggagaaggagaaacaTGCCACAGAAAACAAGGTTGGAATCATTTTAatcctgtatttatttattttttataaggCAATGTATTTGATGTTAGCTTTCAAACATATGGGTGTAAAGTGATGGAAATAATGCCCCTTTCCCGACATTTTCAGGTGAAAAACTTGACAGAGGAGATGGCATCTCAAGATGAGTCTCTTGCCAAGTTGACCAAGGAGAAGAAAGCCCTCCAAGAGGCTCACCAACAAACACTGGATGATCTCCAGGCAGAGGAAGACAAAGTCAACACTCTGACCAAGGCCAAGACTAAGCTGGAACAACAAGTGGACGATGTgagaaaacattgtttttgatAACATATCTGTattgttcatttgtgtgtgagaATCGACATTCCATGATAAAAAttcaaaacattatttaatgTCAACGTTATAATATCATCTCAAAAGCTTGAGGGATCACTGGAGCAAGAGAAGAAGCTCCGTATGGACCTTGAGAGAGCCAAGAGGAAGCTTGAGGGAGATCTGAAACTGGCCCAGGAATCCATAATGGATCTGGAGAATGACAAACAGCAAGCTGACGAGAAAATCAAGAAGTacgttttctgtttttatatttaatcctTACAATGATTCATTGCCATAATGCAATACAACAGTAATATCTTTTTTCCTATTCCAGGAAGGAGTTTGAGACCAGCCAGTTGCTCAGCAAGATTGAGGATGAACAGTCTCTTGGTGCTCAGCTTCAGAAGAAAATCAAGGAGCTCCAGGTTAGtatttgaaatgaatgttataCTCATATGAATGTTATACTCTGTGACTGAAAAATCACTGCTCATAGTGTGTTCAGTTAACAAGTCTTCTTTATATTGGGATCATCCAACCTAGGCACGTGTTGAGGAGCTGGAAGAAGAAATTGAGGCTGAACGGGCTGCTCGGGCAAAGGTGGAGAAACAGAGGGCTGACCTCTCCAGGGAACTTGAGGAGATCAGTGAGAGGCTTGAGGAAGCTGGTGGAGCAACAGCCGCTCAGATTGAGATGAACAAGAAGCGTGAGGCTGAGTTCCAGAAGCTGCGCCGTGATCTTGAAGAGTCAACCCTCCAGCATGAAGCTACCGCAGCAGCTCTCCGCAAGAAGCAGGCCGACAGCGTTGCAGAGCTGGGAGAGCAGATTGATAACCTCCAGCGTGTCAAGCAgaagctggagaaggagaagagcgAGTACAAGATGGAGATTGATGATCTCTCCAGCAACATGGAGGCTGTAGCTAAATCCAAAGTAAGTTTATAACTGAAATATTGGCTGTCATTAATGGTTATAAATATGGATTATACAGTATAGGATAATTATGAAGTACTCTCCAACTTAGACAAATACAAGACACTTGCTTTGTTCATGTTCATAAttctaaatgttttgttttcatagggtaacttggaaaaaatgtgcagaactGTTGAGGACCAGCTGAGTGAGCTTAAGGCCAAAAACGATGAGAATGTGCGCCAGCTGAATGACATTAATGCACAGAGGGCaagactgcagacagagaaTGGTAAGTCACCTGTGATGAAAACTAGTAATAAAAACCACATATGATCATTTTGATAAATGACTCATTAACATTTTGTCATTCAGGTGAGTTTTCTCGCCAGCTTGAGGAGAAAGATGCTCTTGTTTCCCAGCTGACCAGGGGCAAACAGGCTTACACTCAGCAGATTGAGGAGTTGAAGAGACACGttgaggaggaagtgaaggtaTAAAGCATTTTAATCTCCTATTATTCGCCTACTGGTGGAACTGGGTAGTCCATTTCATTTGAAGTAATTGTCAGTCATTATCATTGCAAACAATGAAAATCTGAAAACTTCAGAAAATCatgaacagaaaataatgagaGACAATTGTAGGCAAAAAGGGTTGACAAGATGAGAAAttcaaatagttttaaaagcatgcATCAGGTTTATCAATATGTagatcttgttttgtttttttgtcatttgacaacatttgcaacattttttaaatcaaaagtaagacttagtgctcctgaaaatgtcccatggtgtaaccacaaagaagagagcagagaatgATACATGACACATATtctaaaaacaatattttttccaAATAAGTTGGGgccaatttgttttaaatatattcaacCACAATAGAGAGTAAATTGaagttaattcatttatttttttacctaaAATTTGCCTCATAATATTAATGCAcccttttttttcaactttatttctttttggcCCAGTAATACCTACTGAGGAAATACTTTGTTAAAGGGTTAGATATataaatttggcaaaagagaattataaagtaaacactagaaaattccagggaaattttgagtgccac contains:
- the LOC128360228 gene encoding myosin heavy chain, fast skeletal muscle-like produces the protein MSTDAEMECYGPAAIYLRKPEKERIEAQAAPFDAKTSFFVVHKEEMYLKGTLVKREGGKVTIETLDGKETLTVKEDEIFPRNPPKYDKIEDMVMMTHLNEPTVLYNLKERFASWMIYTYSGLFCVVVNPYKWLPVYDAIVVGGYRGKKRIEAPPHIFSISDNAYQFMHTDRENQSILITGESGAGKTVNTKRVIQYFATIAAIGAKKAEPTPGKMQGSLEDQIVAANPLLESYGNAKTVRNDNSSRFGKFIRIHFGSSGKLASADIETYLLEKSRVTFQLSAERSYHIFYQLMTGHQPALLEGLLITTNPYDFPMVSQGEISVKSIDDVEEFIATDTAIDILGFTGEEKQGIYKLTGAVMHHGNMKFKQKQREEQAEPDGTEVADKIAYLLGLNSADMLKALCYPRVKVGNEMVTKGQTVPQVHNSVSALCKSIYEKMFLWMVIRINEMLDTKQARQFFIGVLDIAGFEIFDFNSLEQLCINFTNEKLQQFFNHHMFVLEQEEYKKEGIVWEFIDFGMDLAACIELIEKPMGIFSILEEECMFPKASDTSFKNKLHDQHLGKTKAFEKPKPKKGVPEAHFSLVHYAGTVDYNITGWLEKNKDPLNDSVIQLYQKASNKLLCFLYAKHGAEEAAGGGGGKGGKKKKGGSFQTVSALFRENLGKLMTNLRSTHPHFVRCLIPNESKTPGLMENFLVIHQLRCNGVLEGIRICRKGFPSRILYGDFKQRYKVLNASVIPEGQFIDNKKASEKLLGSIDVDHTQYMFGHTKVFFKAGLLGALEEMRDEKLFILVTMTQALSRGYLMRKEFVKMMERREAIFSIQYNIRSFMNVKNWPWMNLYFKIKPLLKSAETEKELSAMKENYGKMQTDLATALAKKKELEEKMVSLLQEKNDLQLQVSAEVENLSDAEERCEGLIKSKIQLEAKLKETTERLEDEEEINAELTGKKRKLEDECSELKKDIDDLELTLAKVEKEKHATENKVKNLTEEMASQDESLAKLTKEKKALQEAHQQTLDDLQAEEDKVNTLTKAKTKLEQQVDDLEGSLEQEKKLRMDLERAKRKLEGDLKLAQESIMDLENDKQQADEKIKKKEFETSQLLSKIEDEQSLGAQLQKKIKELQARVEELEEEIEAERAARAKVEKQRADLSRELEEISERLEEAGGATAAQIEMNKKREAEFQKLRRDLEESTLQHEATAAALRKKQADSVAELGEQIDNLQRVKQKLEKEKSEYKMEIDDLSSNMEAVAKSKGNLEKMCRTVEDQLSELKAKNDENVRQLNDINAQRARLQTENGEFSRQLEEKDALVSQLTRGKQAYTQQIEELKRHVEEEVKAKNALAHGVQSARHDCDLLREQFEEEQEAKAELQRGMSKANSEVAQWRTKYETDAIQRTEELEESKKKLAQRLQDAEESIEAVNSKCASLEKTKQRLQSEVEDLMIDVERANSLAANLDKKQRNFDKVLAEWKQKYEEGQAELEGAQKEARSLSTELFKMKNSYEEALDHLETMKRENKNLQQEISDLTEQIGESGKSIHELEKSKKTVETEKTEIQSALEEAEGTLEHEEAKILRVQLELNQIKGEVDRKLAEKDEEMEQIKRNSQRVIDSMQSTLDSEVRSRNDALRVKKKMEGDLNEMEIQLSHANRQAAESQKQLRNVQGQLKDAQLHLDDAVRGQEDMKEQVAMVERRNGLMLAEIEELRAALEQTERGRKVAEQELVDASERVGLLHSQNTSLLNTKKKLESDLVQVQGEVDDSIQESRNAEEKAKKAITDAAMMAEELKKEQDTSAHLERMKKNLEVTVKDLQHRLDEAENLAMKGGKKQLQKLESRVRELETEVEAEQRRGVDAVKGVRKYERRVKELTYQTEEDKKNVHRLQDLVDKLQLKVKAYKRQAEEAEEQANTHLSRFRKVQHEMEEAQERADIAESQVNKLRAKSRDHGKAEHAE